In the Musa acuminata AAA Group cultivar baxijiao unplaced genomic scaffold, Cavendish_Baxijiao_AAA HiC_scaffold_90, whole genome shotgun sequence genome, AAGGTGTCCATAACCTCTCCCCCCGGACCTACCCCCCAACCTAGAGTAGCTAGGTGCGGAAGTAAAATCAATCCTTGTTCATACATGGGTTTCTCTGGTACGAAATGAGCCACTTCAAATAGGTTCATTGCCCCGGCCCAGAATACGATTAATCCGGCATGGGCTACGTGAGCTCCAAGTAGTTTACCGGACAAATTTATAAGTCTGGCATTCCCGGCCCACCAAGCGAAACCGGTGGTTTCTTGGTCACGACCAGCTAAAGCTAAAGTTCCATTAAAGAGCGTTTCCACGTGGTAGAACCTCCTCAGGGAATATAAGGTTTTCATGAGGCTGATCCTGAGCCGCCATCCAAGCACGAATACCttcgtttaagagaatatttttggTGTAGAAAGTCTCAAATTCAGGATCTTCCGCTGCACGGATTTCTTGGGAAACGAAGTCATAGGCACGTAGATTCAGAGCCAGACCGACTACCCCAATAGCACTCATCCATAAACCAGTTACGGGTACAAATAGCATAAAGAAATGTAACCAACGTTTATTGGAAAAAGCAACCCCAAAGATTTGGGACCAAAAACGGTTAGCAGTGACCATTGAATAAGTCTCTTCGGCTTGAGTTGGGTTAAAAGCACGAAATGTATTTGCACCGTCACCATCTTCGAATAAAGTATTTTCTACGGTAGCACCATGAATAGCGCATAGCAGAGCAGCGCCTAATACTCCGGCAACTCCCATCATATGAAATGGGTTCAACGTCCAATTATGAAACCcttggaagaagaggatgaatcGAAATATGGCTGCTACGCCAAAACTAGGTGCAAAGAACCAACCAGATTGACCCAGTGGATAAATCAAGAATACTGAAACAAAAACAGCAATTGGAGCAGAGAATGCGATTGCATTATAAGGTCGCAATTGAACAGATCGAGCAAGTTCGAATTGACGTAACATGAAACCTATTAGTGCGAAAGCACCATGGAGAGCAACAAAAGTCCACAGACCGCCTAATTGACACCAACGAGTAAAATCTCCTTGTGCTTCAGGACCCCATAGTAGCAACAAAGAATGTGCTAAACTATTCGCAGGAGTGGAAACTGCAGCGGTTAAGAAATTGCAACCTTCCAAATAGGAACTCGCCAATCCATGGGTATACCATGAAGTTACAAAAGTTGTACCTGTAAACCAACCTCCTAAAGCGAAATAAGCACAAGGAAAGAGCAATAGGCCGGACCAACCTACAAAAACGAAACGGTCCCTCCGTAACCAATCATCCATAATATCAAAtagatcattttcttctttggtaAATTTACCAAGGGTTATAGTCATAGCGATCCTCCTATTTAACTACTTCAACCATTTCCGAACACCTCATATCATTTCCAAGGCATACGATAGTTCGATTATCTGTGGACGATTTCTCGTTCCATGCCCCTTACAATGGGTTTCGAAGATACAaattcttcttttctattgggccACAAACCAATCTAAGTAAATAAATCCACGAGCTCGATTCGATTAGTCTTTATACCTTATCTTATACTTATCTTATAACTTatactatataaaataaattaagtatTTGAACCCGGAATTGTCCTATGACTCATATTACAGTTACAGAGTATATCTTTTAACgggtcaaacaaacaaaaaaaagaaaattcactgtTTTTTCCTGCCCCTAaactagattaaatatttaaataatggtaGACTGGAAATGAAAGTAAAGTCCCTTTCTCGCATTCGTTCTCTATTGCATTGGCGGAAGAACAAAACAATATctgattctgaaatcaaggaaagatattgaaaaatatattttcgaaataaacttttatatgtaGCGGAAAAGAATATCGATTTATTCCCATGGAGCATTCAGTAAGAAGAAGATTCATTAAATCGGAAATATCGACAAATTCCTGACTTGCGTGGtctaaggaaataaaaaaatccgcTTGTACAATTTCATCTATATCGAATTTTAATATCAGAATAGCCGATATAGTCGTCATTCAA is a window encoding:
- the LOC135655104 gene encoding LOW QUALITY PROTEIN: photosystem II CP43 reaction center protein-like (The sequence of the model RefSeq protein was modified relative to this genomic sequence to represent the inferred CDS: deleted 2 bases in 2 codons), producing the protein MTITLGKFTKEENDLFDIMDDWLRRDRFVFVGWSGLLLFPCAYFALGGWFTGTTFVTSWYTHGLASSYLEGCNFLTAAVSTPANSLAHSLLLLWGPEAQGDFTRWCQLGGLWTFVALHGAFALIGFMLRQFELARSVQLRPYNAIAFSAPIAVFVSVFLIYPLGQSGWFFAPSFGVAAIFRFILFFQGFHNWTLNPFHMMGVAGVLGAALLCAIHGATVENTLFEDGDGANTFRAFNPTQAEETYSMVTANRFWSQIFGVAFSNKRWLHFFMLFVPVTGLWMSAIGVVGLALNLRAYDFVSQEIRAAEDPEFETFYTKNILLNEGIRAWMAAQDQPHENLIFPEEVLPRGNLFNGTLALAGRDQETTGFAWWAGNARLINLSGKLLGAHVAHAGLIVFWAGAMNLFEVAHFVPEKPMYEQGLILLPHLATLGWGVGPGGEVMDTFPYFVSGVLHLISSAVLGFGGIYHALLGPETLEESFPFFGYVWKDRNKMTTILGIHLILLGLGAFLLVLKAVYFGGIYDTWAPGGGDVRKITNLTLSPSVIFGYLLKSPFGGEGWIVSVDDLEDIIGGHVWLGSICILGGIWHILTKPFAWARRAFVWSGEAYLSYSLGALSVFGFIACCFVWFNNTAYPSEFYGPTGPEASQAQAFTFLVRDQRLGANVGSAQGPTGLGKYLMRSPTGEIIFGGETMRFWDLRAPWLEPLRGPNGLDLSRLKKDIQPWQERRSAEYMTHAPLGSLNSVGGVATEINAVNYVSPRSWLATSHFVLGFFFFVGHLWHAGRARAAAAGFEKGIDRDLEPVLSMTPLS